GGCGGGGTTGCCGCCGTGGTAGCCACCGTTGGGGTCGTGCTGCAGGTAAGCTTGCAAGGTCAGCGACGTGTTCTCGGTGAAGTCGATACTGAGGGCTGGCGCGATGGCGTAGCGTTCTTCCTTGTTATGATCGAACTGTGTGTCCGAGGCATCTGCCAGGCCCGTCAGCCGATAGGCAAGACGCTTGTCGTCATCCACAGGGCCGCTGAGGTCGAACCCCATTGCGCGCTGCCCCTGTGTGCCCACAGTAGCCTGTACCTGGTGATAAGCCTCGAACATTGGCTTCTTGGTCGTCAGTGCCACCAGCCCACCCGGTGAGCTACGGCCGTAGAGCACCGAGGAAGGGCCCTTCAGAATGTCGATACGCTCAAGGAAATACGGATCGACCTGCATGGTGCTGTAGGTGCCGTTGTCACCCATCGATTTCAGGCCATCGACGTAGATGTTGTCCACCGAGCCATCATTGAAACCGCGCATGGCAACATAGTCATAGCGATGCGTTGCGCCGTAAGGGTTGGTTAGCACACCGGGCGTGTAACGCATGGCCTGGGCAACGGTTTGCGAACCCTGATCATCGATTTGCTGCCGTGTCACCACGGACACCGATTGCGAGGTTTCCACCAGCGGCATGCTGGTCTTGGTAGCGACCTGGCTGTGGGTGGCGTTGTAACCATCCATGCTGCCCAGCGCGTTGCCCAATGTGAAGCCGCGCACATCAGTATCGGGCAGCGACAGTGCTGCGTGTTCCGGCTGGGTGCGCAGTACATAGTTGCGACCGTCCTGGCTGACGGCCTCCAGGCCTGTGCCATTGAGCAAGTGGTGCAACGCCTGATCGTTCGAGTATTGGCCCTGCAGCCCGTTGGACTTCAGCTCCCCGGTCATCTGCGGGGTGCTCGACAGGGTGATCCCCGCCTGGCGAGCGAACTGGATCAGCACATCATTCAACGGGCCTGCTGCGATCGTATAGTGCTGGCTAATTTGAACAGGCTCATCGGCCAGTGCCAGCGTTGGCGTGCCGACCATGCCAAGGGCTGTACCGAACAGGGCGGCACGTACGGCCTTGCGCAGTTTTACTGAATTCAAGACAGGTCGAAAATCATTCTCAATGGCAAGGTGTGCTGAAGGCGTAGCGATGGGCATGTCGAAGTCCGTGGGGTCATTTAGGTCAGAAGGCGTTGCTTACTGTCCTAGCCGGACGTGCCCCCAAAACCCGCCAGAAATTTCTGCAGTGTTGAATCAAGCCACAGGTTCCAGTCGTATCCACCAGCGCGTACGCCGCCGAAGCCGCACTGGCAAAGCCTGTGGCAGCAGTTGCAGCAGTTGATCCGGGTCCTCCAGGCGATAGACCCCCGACAAGCGCAGGTCGGCGATTTCATCACTGCAGCTGAGGTAGCCGTGCCGATAACGGTTCACCTGAGAAAGGAAATCGGCCAGACGCATATTGCGTGTGACGATCAGCCCTTCTGTCCAGGCTCCGGCGTCCATGTCCACCTGTTCCAGGCGTTCTGCGCTCAATGCATCAACTCGCCAGTCTTGTCCGCTGCTTATCCACTGCAGCCCGGCCGATCCTGGACGTTGAAACGCGACTCTGCCTTGGCTGACGCTGATCCTCGTGCAGTCGTCATCCTGGCGTACCACAAAGCGCCCTTCGAAGCCTTCAAGCAAGGTGTCACGCGTCTGTACCAGCAACGGGCGCCCTTGGTACGGCGTGGGGCTACAGGTCAGCATCAGTTCGCCGTGATTGAGGCGGATCATCCGCTGGTGATCGGTAAAGGCAACGTCCACAGCGCTGCGCGTATTCAGCTGAAGCAACGATCCATCTGGCAAACCGATGGTGCGAATCTCGCCAGTCGCAGTGACATAGTCCGAGACCAACCCGCTGACGCTTTCCAGATCCTGCGCGAGCCAGCTCGCGGAACCCACCAGGGCAGCACCGCCCAGCAGCTTGAGCGCCTGTCGCCGATGCAGTCGTCGCTGGCTGGTTTCCAGTGTCTGCAAGGCTACGCCAGCCCCGGGTATGGTGCGCAAGTCCAGATCCTGATGCAGGCTGATCACCCGTTGCCAGGCCTGCTCATGCTCCTGATTGGCTTTACGCCATCGATCACACCGCTGCGACAATGCGGGATCGTCGCCGCTTTCGCGCAGGCTGAGCATCCAGTGAATGGCCTGTTTGACGGCCTTGGGGGAGGGCGTCATTTCAGCGCTCGTCTTCATAGCGCAACAGGTAGCAATGGTAGAGCGCATCGGCCACATACCGTTCGACCGAGCGCAGCGAGATGCCCATCTGCTCGGCAATGGCCTTGTGACTCAACCCCTCGCATTGGGCCAGTAGGAACGCCCGGCGTACCTTGGGCTTGAGCCCGTCGAGCATCTGCGCAATGCGTTCGAGCAGCTGAAGCAGCAATTCGCGGGCTTCGGGCGACGGAACCTGTCCATCGGGCAAGTGTGCCAAGGCTTCGAGGTAAGCCCTGTGCAGCTCTTCACGCCGCCAGTGGTCAATGACCAGGCCGCGTGCAATGGTGCGCAGGAAAGCACGCGGCGCGTTCAGCTGCGGTTGCTCATGGCGCTGCAGCAACCGTACGAAGGTATCTTGGGCCAGGTCCGCAGCATCCGCGGCATTGCCCAGCTTGCTGCGCAGCCATGTGTTCAGCCAGCTGTGATGGTCACTGTAGAGCGTGTGCACGGAGTCATTGGAGGGCATGACGAGCAATCGGCATAAATGATAATTAGTCTCATTGTTTGCCGGGGGCGGGTGAGATTGCAACCGTCATTTGCAGGGGCAGTCACGGCGTCAGTTGTGTATCCAGATAATTGCGAATCACCCGAGCGCCATTGTTCAGGTGCTGCTCCAGTACCCTCACGGCCTCATCTACCCGCTTGTCGCTGGCTGCGTCCGCCAGCGCGTTGTGATCATCCTGGGTAAGCTTTCCCAGCCCCATCGACGACAGATGGAACCGCAAGAAGCGCTCTTCCTCGTTGAGTTCGTTCTCGATCAGGCGCAGTAGCTTCTGGTTGGGTGCCTTGCCATACAGAGCCATGTGGAACAGCCGGTTGAGGCGTCCGATTTCGGCATGGCGTGTTTCGTTTTCCAGCTGCTGTATGTAACCACGGGCCCGGGCGATATCGTCGGCCTCGAGCAGGGGAATGGACTGGCGTAGTGCCTCGGACTCCAGCAACACCCGCAAGGCGTAGGTATCGACTGCGTCTTCGCCGATCAAGGGCGCCACGACTGCGCCTTTGTGCATCTCCACTTTCAGCAACGATTGCGCCTCCAGCTGGCGCAAGGCCTCGCGCACAGGCATTCGGCTAACCCCATACAGGGTGGCGAGTTCCTGTTGGCGCACGGCGGTGCCTGGCGGCAGGCGACCATCGAGGATAGCGTTGCGCACGCGCTCTTCGATCACGGCACGGGCCAGGTGCGCCGGCAGTTGTTCGCTGGCCAGCACGTTGCTCAGTTTGATTTTCTCGGCCACGCGAAGTCTGCCTCGACGACTAAAGTTGGATCCAATGACACTAGTGATAGGCAAGGGGGCTTGTCAAACCAACGCACGCAGTGGGGCGAGCGAAGCAAGACCATGGGATATGGTGGATTAAGTCACAGGGCAAAGGAAGCGCCACATAACAAGTACTAATAAGAAAGTTATAGCCCGTGGACTGTCAGCCATCTTCGTCGGCGGGTGTCATTGTCTTTTACCGTGGCAGGCCGCACCATCGCCTGACTTCGATTCGTCTGAACAGGTTTTCGCAGTGGCGATACCCTGGGTACTCACAACCGCGGTGCGACGTGTCGGCCTTGCTGCCCTGTTGGGCAGCTTGTTGCTGGGCGGCCTGCACGCGGATTGGGATTTTTCCGCGATCAGTCGCAAGTCCCAGGCGCTGTATGGCCAACTTGGCGCGGGCAAGGGCCGTATCGATGCCTGGCAGAACCTCATGGCCACGCAAGACCAGGGTTCGGAGCTCCAGCGGCTGCAGGTGGTGAATCTGTTCTTCAACCAGCAGTTGCGCTACGTCGAAGACATCGACCTGTGGCACGAAGTCGACTACTGGGCCACCCCCATACAGGCCCTGATCAAAGGCGCGGGCGATTGCGAGGATTATGCCATCGCCAAGTATTTCACCCTGAGGCGGATGGGCATCCCCAGCGACAAACTGCGCATCACCTACGTCAAGGCCCTGCGCCAGAACCGCGCGCACATGGTGCTGACCTATTATTCAAACCCACAGGCACAGCCACTTGTGCTCGACAGCCTGATGGATGCGATCAAGCCGGCTAACCAACGGACCGATCTGTTGCCGGTTTACGCGTTCAACGGCGAAGGCCTGTGGCTGACCGGCGCGACAGGCAACAAGAAAGTCGGTGACACCAAGCGCCTGTCCCGCTGGCAGGACTTGCTGAAGAAAATGCAGGCCGAAGGGTTCCCGGCCGAACCGGTTTACTGAGGGAGCATGAATGTCACTGTTCAAACAATTGCTGTTGGCTATTTGCCTGTTCCTTGTGGTCGCGTTCGGCGGCAGTTTCATGGTCAGCCTGGAAAGCTCGCGCAGCCAGTACGTCAACCAGTTGCGCTCGCATGCCCAGGACGCGGCCACCGCGTTGGCGTTGTCGTTGACGCCGAACATCGATGACCCCGCCATGGTAGAGCTGATGGTCAGCTCGATCTTCGACAGTGGCTACTACGCGAGCATCAAGGTCATCGACCTTGGCTCGAATGCCGTCCTGGTGGAGCGCCACGCCGAGCCGGACCCCGCGGGTGTTCCGGCTTGGTTCATCCGCATGATCGGTCTGGAGGCAGCCGGTGGCGATGCCATCGTCAGTCGTGGCTGGCAGCAGGCCGCGCGGGTCGAGGTAATCAGCCACCCGATGTTCGCCATTGCCAAGCTCTGGCAGAGCGCGCTGGGCAGCCTGGGCTGGTTACTGCTTTGTGGGGTGGCGAGCGCGGTGCTCGGCGCGTTGCTGCTACGCCGTCAGCTGCGGCCTCTGGACTACATGGTCGAACAGTCCCATGCCATTGCCCGCCGTGAGTTTCTCAGCCTGCCGGAGCTGCCGCGCACGCCCGAGTTGCGCCGGGTGGTGCAGGCAATGAACCAGATGGTCGAGAAGCTCAAGGCATTGTTCTCCGAGCAGGCCGAACGCAGCGAGCGGCTGCGTAACGAGTCCTATCAGGACAGCCTGACGGGGCTGTCCAACCGGCGTTACTTCGAGATGCAGCTCAGTACTCGAGTCAGCAACCTGGAGGAAGGGCGTGCCGGTTACCTGCTGTTGCTGCGTGTTCAGGACCTCACCGGACTTAACGCTCGCCTGGGCGGCCAGCCTACCGATCAGCTGTTGCAGGCAGTAGGCGAACAACTGCGGCGTACCTGTGCCAAGTTCCCGGAAACCAAAGACCTGATTTCCCGCATTCGCGGTGGTGAATTCGCCGTGCTGGCGCCCGGCATGGTGCACGAAGAGGCGGTGCAGCTTGCTCAGGCTCTGGAGGCGACGTTGCAAACCCTGCGCGAAACCGGCGCCACTGATGTCGATCCGGTGGCGTGTATCGGCCTTGCGCCGTTCAGCCCCGGCGATGCACCGCAAGCGTTGTTGAAACTTGCTGATGAGGCCCTGGCCCGTGCCGAGAACCAGCCGACACCGGGCTGGGTGTGCCTTGAGCAAGGTGCAGCAACGGTGGCGGGCGACAATCATCACGAATGGCATGCACGACTCGATCAGGCCTTCGTCAACGGCCAGTTCGAGTTGTATTTCCAACCGGTAGTGGATTGCCAAGCGACACAGCGTGTATTGCATTACAAGGTCATCTCGCGGCTGCACGATGCCCAGACCGAGGCATTGTCCGCCGGCCGTTTCCTGCCCTGGCTGGAGCGTTTTGGATGGATGCCGCGGCTGGATGTATTGGTATTGGAAAAAGTGCTGGCGCACCTGCATGGCCATGATCAGGTGCTGGCGCTCAACCTGTCGGCGGCAACCCTGGCCGATCCAAAGGCGCTGCAACGGATTTATGAGCTACTGGGGCAGCACTCGGCATTGGGCGCGCGCTTGATCTTTGAAATCGGCGAGGAACAGCTGCCTGAGCAAAGCATGCTCGAGCTCCTGACCCGGCGCCTGCGCGAGCTTGGTATTGGGCTGGGGCTGCAGCGCTTCGGTGGCCGGTTCAGCATGATTGGCAATCTGGCGCACTTGGGCTTGGCCTACCTGAAGATCGACGGAAGTTATATCCGCAACATCGACCAGGAGCAGCACAAG
The Pseudomonas sp. KU43P genome window above contains:
- a CDS encoding sigma-70 family RNA polymerase sigma factor, whose protein sequence is MPSNDSVHTLYSDHHSWLNTWLRSKLGNAADAADLAQDTFVRLLQRHEQPQLNAPRAFLRTIARGLVIDHWRREELHRAYLEALAHLPDGQVPSPEARELLLQLLERIAQMLDGLKPKVRRAFLLAQCEGLSHKAIAEQMGISLRSVERYVADALYHCYLLRYEDER
- a CDS encoding FecR domain-containing protein, which produces MKTSAEMTPSPKAVKQAIHWMLSLRESGDDPALSQRCDRWRKANQEHEQAWQRVISLHQDLDLRTIPGAGVALQTLETSQRRLHRRQALKLLGGAALVGSASWLAQDLESVSGLVSDYVTATGEIRTIGLPDGSLLQLNTRSAVDVAFTDHQRMIRLNHGELMLTCSPTPYQGRPLLVQTRDTLLEGFEGRFVVRQDDDCTRISVSQGRVAFQRPGSAGLQWISSGQDWRVDALSAERLEQVDMDAGAWTEGLIVTRNMRLADFLSQVNRYRHGYLSCSDEIADLRLSGVYRLEDPDQLLQLLPQALPVRLRRRTRWWIRLEPVA
- the lapG gene encoding cysteine protease LapG, with the protein product MAIPWVLTTAVRRVGLAALLGSLLLGGLHADWDFSAISRKSQALYGQLGAGKGRIDAWQNLMATQDQGSELQRLQVVNLFFNQQLRYVEDIDLWHEVDYWATPIQALIKGAGDCEDYAIAKYFTLRRMGIPSDKLRITYVKALRQNRAHMVLTYYSNPQAQPLVLDSLMDAIKPANQRTDLLPVYAFNGEGLWLTGATGNKKVGDTKRLSRWQDLLKKMQAEGFPAEPVY
- the lapD gene encoding cyclic di-GMP receptor LapD, with product MSLFKQLLLAICLFLVVAFGGSFMVSLESSRSQYVNQLRSHAQDAATALALSLTPNIDDPAMVELMVSSIFDSGYYASIKVIDLGSNAVLVERHAEPDPAGVPAWFIRMIGLEAAGGDAIVSRGWQQAARVEVISHPMFAIAKLWQSALGSLGWLLLCGVASAVLGALLLRRQLRPLDYMVEQSHAIARREFLSLPELPRTPELRRVVQAMNQMVEKLKALFSEQAERSERLRNESYQDSLTGLSNRRYFEMQLSTRVSNLEEGRAGYLLLLRVQDLTGLNARLGGQPTDQLLQAVGEQLRRTCAKFPETKDLISRIRGGEFAVLAPGMVHEEAVQLAQALEATLQTLRETGATDVDPVACIGLAPFSPGDAPQALLKLADEALARAENQPTPGWVCLEQGAATVAGDNHHEWHARLDQAFVNGQFELYFQPVVDCQATQRVLHYKVISRLHDAQTEALSAGRFLPWLERFGWMPRLDVLVLEKVLAHLHGHDQVLALNLSAATLADPKALQRIYELLGQHSALGARLIFEIGEEQLPEQSMLELLTRRLRELGIGLGLQRFGGRFSMIGNLAHLGLAYLKIDGSYIRNIDQEQHKRLFIEAIQRAAHSIDLPLIAERVETRGELQILQEMGVEGVQGQLIGEPAPWR
- a CDS encoding GntR family transcriptional regulator is translated as MAEKIKLSNVLASEQLPAHLARAVIEERVRNAILDGRLPPGTAVRQQELATLYGVSRMPVREALRQLEAQSLLKVEMHKGAVVAPLIGEDAVDTYALRVLLESEALRQSIPLLEADDIARARGYIQQLENETRHAEIGRLNRLFHMALYGKAPNQKLLRLIENELNEEERFLRFHLSSMGLGKLTQDDHNALADAASDKRVDEAVRVLEQHLNNGARVIRNYLDTQLTP